The DNA region CGGAGTTTTTAGCCAAAAGGACTTTGAAACCATAAAGACATTTGCTTTTAAAAACAGTGAGCTCATAAAAGAACCAATCGTAATCCAACCCCTTGAAACGCCCTTTGAAGACTATATAGAGACGTGCAGAAGAGTTACCCATATGGTTGTGGAAGATAGGGAATTCGTAAACGCTTTCTCCGTTAGAATTATTCCCCAAGTCCACAAACTTATTGGGCTAAAGTGATGCTTTTATGGCTCTATAGCGCTGTACTTCTCGGCCTCTTACCTTTCTTTCCTGTGGTAAAGTTTGCAGCAAGGAAGCGGGGGAACGTAACACTACTGTCCCGCTTCTCCACCTCTTTTCCGGAAGGAGAGGAAAAAATCCTCCTTCACGTTTCAAGCGTTGGAGAAGCAACCTCAGTCAAGCCACTTGTAAGGGCTCTCAAGGGAAAAGTCGCCATAACAGTCTTTACCGACTACGGCTTAGGAAGGGTAAAAAAACTCTATCCCGAAACTCCCTCTCGCCTACTCCCAGTAGATATCTACCCAGTAGTAAAGAGTTTCCTCAAGAAAACAAAGCCCAAAAAGATTCTAATTTACGAGACCGAAATTTGGCCTTCACTATTAAAAGCTGCAAAGGAACAGGGCATTCCTGTTTACTTTGTTAGCGGGAAGATATCTGATAGAAGCTTTAAAAACTACAAGCGCCTAAGGAAATTTTTAAAACCTCTCGTTGACAAGGCCGTCTTCCTTGCCAGAACAGAGAAAGACGCTGAAAGGGCAAAAGAGGTAGGTTTTGGGAGAGTTTTTACGGTAGGAGACTTAAAGCTTGACGTTCCCAAACCAGAAAACTTGGCAGAGCTCCATATAGAAGGAGAGAGGAAGGTCTTAATCTGGGGAAGTACCCATCCCGGAGAGGAAGAGTTAGCCTTTAAGGTTCACAAAAAGTTAAAGGAACACTTTCCTTCCATCCTTACAGTCATAGCCCCAAGACACGTCGGAAGAGCAAAGGAGCTCTCTCCCCCCGGAAAAACAGCCTTCAGGAGCAAAACAAAGAGAATAAGCAAGAATGTTGATTTCTACATAGTTGACACGATAGGTGAACTCGCATCTTTATACCGCTATGCCGACGTGTGCATAATAGGGGGAAGCTTTGTTCCCGGAATCGGCGGACACAACCCTGTTGAGGCAGTCCTGTGGAAAAAACCGGTCATTATGGGGAAGTTCTGTAACGATTTTCGCGACGTGGCTGAGCTCCTGCAAATTCCAACCGCTAAGAAGGAAGAGCTCCCAGAGCTCTTAAAGAATCTCCTTTCAAACGAGACAATTTATAATAAATTCTGTGAGGACACCTTTAGCTCCTACCTAAAGCAAAGGGGCGTAACTGAAAGAATCCTTGAATCCATAGGAGAGAGGGGTTGAACGCCGACGAACTGAGAAAGAAGGTTGTAAGGAAAGAAGGAAAGTGGAAGCTCCTCTTCCCTTTCCTGTGGGGGCTTTCAAAACTCTACTGTGGAGCTATGGCTTTTCGCAACTTCCTATACGATGCCGGTTTTCTTAAATCCTTTTCTTCAGGACTTCCGATAATTTCCGTTGGCAACATCGTCGCCGGCGGAGCAGGAAAAACCCCTCTTACAGAGTCCATCTACTTACTCCTTGAGGAGGTCGGCTTTTCTCCCGCAATTGTCAGCAGGGGATACAGAGGAAAGGAAAAAGGGCCCGCTTTCGCTAAGCCAGACCCAAAACGGTTTGGAGACGAAGCATCCCTCTACGCCCTAAAAAAATACAGAACTGTAGTGAGCAAGGAAAAGGTTGAAGGGATAAAGTTTGCCTTTAAGAACGGAGCAAACGTTGTAATCTTAGACGATGGATTTCAGCACAGGAAAGTTACTCCCAAGATAAACATCGTTGCCATTGACCCCTTTAACCCCTTTGGCGACGGCTACTGCCTACCTCTCGGCCTTTTGAGGGAGCCGCTAAAAGGTCTCAGCAGAGCAGACTGCTTTGTCATAACACGAAGCAACCTTGTAGATACAAAGAGACTTGAAAGCCTTGAGCTATACCTACGAACCTTTAAAAAGCCTATATTCCACGCTGAGCAGAGCTTTAAGTTCTGGGTTAACCAGAACTTTGATAGAGTAGAACCTCCGAAAGGAGAGATAGACGTCTTCTGTGGAATAGGCAACCCGGGACAGTTCGTAGAGATGCTCATAAGGATGGGATATACCATACGGAACCTGTTCATCTTTCAGGACCACCACGAGTATACGGAAGAAGAGATTGAGAAACTCAAAAGGCTTGAAAACCCCGTAACTACCGAGAAGGACCTGATAAAGCTAAAGGGTAAAGGAATCAAAGCAAGAGCTCCCGTCCTAAGGCTTGAAGCCTACGGGCTCAAAGAGTTCATACTCTCTAACCTTGAAGGAACGGAAAAGGTAAAAGAGGAAGAAATTGAAGGAGAATTTACACCTGCTGGAGTATCTACTTTTAAGGGTTAGCCTCTTTACAGTAAACAAGCTCTCCCGTGAAACGGCCTTCAGGATAGGCGATAAGTTAGCAGAAGTCCTCTACAGCTATCCGAGAATAAAGAAGGTAACAGAGGAAAACCTTCTATTTACCGGCTTCCCAAGAGAAATCGGCAAGGAGAGCCTTAAGAACTTTATAAGGTGCTCAGTAGACTTTTTCCGATTACCTTCCTACTCCTTTGACTACTTAAAGAGCCTATTTAAGCCCGTTGACCCATCAAAAGTTCCCGAAGGTGGAGGTATCCTTTTAACCGCCCACATAGGCAACTGGGAACTGATGGGAGCTCTCTTTTCTGCCCTAAGTGGAGGAAAGCTTTCTGTAGTTGCCAAGCCCATGAAAAACAAAAGGGTAGACAGGATAATAAACTCAATAAGGGAGTCTTGGGGCATAAAGGTCATTCCAACAGGGAACGTCATTGAAATCGTGAAAGACCTAAAACGTGGTCGCTACGTAGGGATTCTCCTTGACCAGAGGCCAAAGGTTAAAGAGGGAGTTCTCACAACATTCCTTGGAAGGCAGACCTACACGAACAGGGGTGCTGCAATACTCAGCATAAAAACCGGAAAGCCTGCCATTCCAGCCTTCTGCTTTATTGAGGACGGAAAGTACGTAATAAGAACCTACGAGCCGATTTACCCAGAAGGTAAGAGCGTAGAGGAGCTGACACAGGAGTACACAAT from Phorcysia thermohydrogeniphila includes:
- a CDS encoding 3-deoxy-D-manno-octulosonic acid transferase, whose protein sequence is MLLWLYSAVLLGLLPFFPVVKFAARKRGNVTLLSRFSTSFPEGEEKILLHVSSVGEATSVKPLVRALKGKVAITVFTDYGLGRVKKLYPETPSRLLPVDIYPVVKSFLKKTKPKKILIYETEIWPSLLKAAKEQGIPVYFVSGKISDRSFKNYKRLRKFLKPLVDKAVFLARTEKDAERAKEVGFGRVFTVGDLKLDVPKPENLAELHIEGERKVLIWGSTHPGEEELAFKVHKKLKEHFPSILTVIAPRHVGRAKELSPPGKTAFRSKTKRISKNVDFYIVDTIGELASLYRYADVCIIGGSFVPGIGGHNPVEAVLWKKPVIMGKFCNDFRDVAELLQIPTAKKEELPELLKNLLSNETIYNKFCEDTFSSYLKQRGVTERILESIGERG
- the lpxK gene encoding tetraacyldisaccharide 4'-kinase encodes the protein MNADELRKKVVRKEGKWKLLFPFLWGLSKLYCGAMAFRNFLYDAGFLKSFSSGLPIISVGNIVAGGAGKTPLTESIYLLLEEVGFSPAIVSRGYRGKEKGPAFAKPDPKRFGDEASLYALKKYRTVVSKEKVEGIKFAFKNGANVVILDDGFQHRKVTPKINIVAIDPFNPFGDGYCLPLGLLREPLKGLSRADCFVITRSNLVDTKRLESLELYLRTFKKPIFHAEQSFKFWVNQNFDRVEPPKGEIDVFCGIGNPGQFVEMLIRMGYTIRNLFIFQDHHEYTEEEIEKLKRLENPVTTEKDLIKLKGKGIKARAPVLRLEAYGLKEFILSNLEGTEKVKEEEIEGEFTPAGVSTFKG
- a CDS encoding lysophospholipid acyltransferase family protein, which codes for MKENLHLLEYLLLRVSLFTVNKLSRETAFRIGDKLAEVLYSYPRIKKVTEENLLFTGFPREIGKESLKNFIRCSVDFFRLPSYSFDYLKSLFKPVDPSKVPEGGGILLTAHIGNWELMGALFSALSGGKLSVVAKPMKNKRVDRIINSIRESWGIKVIPTGNVIEIVKDLKRGRYVGILLDQRPKVKEGVLTTFLGRQTYTNRGAAILSIKTGKPAIPAFCFIEDGKYVIRTYEPIYPEGKSVEELTQEYTMAIEKAVREHPEQWFWFHRRWKNSPEFKKWREEREGVS